In Neosynechococcus sphagnicola sy1, one DNA window encodes the following:
- a CDS encoding NAD(P)/FAD-dependent oxidoreductase, translated as MTNIVVVGCGVIGAAIAYELSRVPGLAVTVVDRHPPVQGATAAALGVLMAVISQKLKGAALRRRLLSLQRYETLIPELEADTGLRIPYNRQGILKRCESDRERVQWQHLIAARAAQGWQLELLEPEQVHAQYSQLDRSHWTAALYSPQDRQVDPVALTQALVASAQKRGVRFEFGVRVLGVEATPTKAATLKVEVGEAGCNTPTPLAADWLVLSAGLGSTQLAASLGRSLPLQPVLGQAMHLRLASAWPTPQPVITTDDVHLVPLSPQECWVGATVEFPQDEAVATPDPNALNGMLSRAIAFCPELASATILKTWSGLRPRPVGRPAPMIEPLPGYANILVATGHYRNGILLAPATALEIRDLITHRTP; from the coding sequence CACCCTCCGGTGCAGGGGGCAACGGCGGCAGCACTGGGGGTGCTGATGGCAGTGATCAGCCAAAAGCTGAAGGGAGCAGCGCTGAGACGGCGACTGTTGAGCTTGCAACGGTATGAGACGCTGATTCCAGAACTAGAAGCTGACACAGGTTTGCGGATTCCCTATAATCGGCAGGGAATTTTGAAACGCTGTGAAAGTGACAGGGAACGTGTCCAGTGGCAGCACCTAATCGCTGCTCGGGCGGCCCAGGGTTGGCAGCTCGAACTCCTAGAGCCTGAACAAGTTCATGCCCAATACTCCCAACTGGATCGGTCTCATTGGACAGCGGCCCTCTACTCCCCCCAAGATCGGCAGGTTGATCCCGTAGCTTTAACCCAGGCACTCGTCGCCAGTGCCCAAAAACGGGGGGTACGATTTGAGTTTGGCGTTAGAGTTCTAGGGGTGGAAGCGACTCCTACTAAAGCTGCAACCCTCAAGGTAGAGGTGGGGGAAGCGGGGTGTAACACCCCAACCCCGTTGGCAGCAGATTGGTTAGTCCTGAGTGCAGGGTTGGGATCTACCCAGTTAGCGGCCAGCCTGGGGCGATCGCTCCCCTTGCAACCCGTTTTAGGTCAGGCAATGCACCTGCGATTAGCCTCGGCGTGGCCGACTCCCCAGCCCGTGATCACCACTGATGATGTGCATCTTGTGCCCCTGAGTCCTCAGGAGTGCTGGGTCGGGGCAACGGTGGAATTTCCCCAGGATGAAGCTGTGGCTACGCCTGATCCCAATGCCTTAAATGGGATGCTGTCTAGGGCGATCGCCTTTTGTCCGGAACTGGCCTCAGCAACGATTCTCAAAACTTGGTCAGGTCTTCGTCCCCGCCCGGTGGGGCGACCAGCTCCGATGATTGAACCCCTGCCTGGCTATGCCAATATCCTGGTGGCAACTGGCCATTACCGCAATGGAATCTTACTTGCCCCTGCAACTGCTCTGGAGATTCGGGATTTGATCACCCACAGAACCCCATGA